One Antarctobacter heliothermus DNA segment encodes these proteins:
- the hrpB gene encoding ATP-dependent helicase HrpB — translation MTRLPIEDALPDLIAALRSRGRAVLQAPPGAGKTTRVPLALLDAGLTKGRIVMLEPRRLAARAAAQRLSEQLGESPGETVGYRIRGESNVSKRTRIEVVTEGILTRMIQSDPELTGIGAVLFDEFHERSLNADFGLALCLEIADALRDDLILVAMSATLDAQPVADLMQAPVITSQGRAFPVETRWLPQPLPKRTRFDTALADLILQAHQETTGGILAFLPGEGEIRRTEALLKPRLPPDTHLRPLFGAMDLSAQRAAIRPEQAGRKLVLATSIAETSLTIEDIRVVVDGGKARRARFDPGSGMSRLVTERVTRAEATQRAGRAGRIAPGTAYRLWTKGEEGSLSPFPPAEIENADLAGLMLEIALWGADPTQLPFLTPPPERACTEAQALLQMLGALDAEKRITAHGRALSRLPLHPRLAHMLTLGGREAVNLAALLSDRDPLTGATSDLSLRLDALRDTHGFSRRRPEQINRAALERIKTEAKRLTKSMRRAPERPEPKENFTAAEMAALAYPDRIGLRRSGDSARYQMSGGKGAVMEDHDPLAKERLIVVTDTDGNPREAKIRQAVAISLAEIRTLFNERIIWTNLCEWSKRDRRVIARQQERLGAIALDDRIWKDAPDTALARAMLDGVRDLGITLSDAERRFTARVALARDAGQDLPDMSPEALLDTIETWLLPYLSGVRSAADWKRLDLLPALRAMLDWNQLQSLDTATPAHFTTPLGRQIPIDYSGDHPEISLRLQELLGQKTHPMVGRTPLKVTLLSPAQRPVQTTMDLPGFWSGSYADVRKDMRARYPRHLWPEDPTQADPTLRAKPRGT, via the coding sequence ATGACACGCCTCCCCATCGAAGACGCCCTGCCGGACCTGATAGCCGCCCTGCGCAGCCGAGGTCGCGCCGTCCTGCAGGCGCCGCCTGGTGCCGGCAAGACAACCCGCGTCCCGCTTGCCTTGCTTGACGCGGGCCTGACCAAGGGCCGCATCGTCATGCTGGAACCCCGCCGCCTTGCCGCGCGCGCCGCCGCGCAGCGCCTTTCCGAACAACTGGGCGAATCTCCCGGAGAAACTGTCGGCTACCGAATCCGGGGCGAATCCAACGTATCGAAACGCACCCGCATTGAGGTGGTGACCGAAGGGATCCTGACCCGCATGATCCAGTCCGACCCGGAACTGACCGGGATCGGAGCGGTGCTGTTTGACGAGTTCCACGAACGATCGCTGAATGCCGACTTCGGCCTCGCGCTGTGCCTCGAAATCGCGGACGCCCTGCGCGACGACCTCATCCTCGTCGCCATGTCCGCAACACTGGACGCGCAGCCCGTGGCGGATCTGATGCAGGCCCCAGTAATCACCTCTCAGGGCCGCGCCTTTCCGGTCGAAACCCGGTGGCTGCCGCAGCCCCTGCCAAAACGCACCCGGTTCGACACGGCGCTGGCCGATCTGATTCTTCAGGCGCATCAGGAAACCACAGGCGGCATTCTGGCTTTCCTTCCGGGCGAGGGCGAGATCCGCCGAACCGAGGCGCTGCTGAAACCGCGCCTGCCGCCGGACACCCACCTGCGCCCGCTCTTCGGCGCCATGGATCTTTCGGCGCAACGCGCGGCCATCCGTCCAGAACAAGCCGGCCGGAAACTGGTGCTTGCCACATCTATCGCCGAAACGTCGCTTACGATTGAGGACATTCGCGTCGTCGTCGACGGCGGCAAGGCCCGCCGTGCGCGGTTCGATCCCGGGTCCGGCATGTCACGGCTGGTGACCGAACGTGTCACCCGCGCCGAGGCGACCCAGCGCGCAGGGCGTGCAGGCCGCATTGCCCCCGGCACGGCATATCGACTTTGGACAAAAGGTGAAGAAGGGTCTCTAAGCCCCTTTCCACCGGCGGAAATCGAGAATGCGGACCTTGCCGGTCTCATGCTTGAAATCGCCCTTTGGGGCGCTGATCCGACACAATTGCCCTTTCTGACGCCCCCGCCGGAACGCGCCTGCACCGAGGCTCAGGCGCTGCTGCAAATGTTGGGCGCATTGGATGCAGAAAAGCGGATCACGGCCCACGGACGCGCCCTTTCCAGACTTCCGCTCCATCCAAGACTTGCACATATGTTGACTCTTGGCGGCCGCGAGGCTGTCAATTTGGCCGCCCTATTGTCCGATCGCGATCCACTCACAGGAGCGACCTCGGATCTTTCACTTCGGCTCGATGCCCTGCGCGATACACATGGGTTTTCGCGGCGTCGTCCCGAACAAATCAACCGCGCCGCGCTGGAACGGATCAAGACAGAGGCCAAGCGCCTCACCAAAAGCATGAGGCGCGCACCTGAGCGCCCTGAGCCAAAAGAGAATTTTACCGCCGCCGAAATGGCGGCTCTGGCCTATCCCGACCGGATCGGCCTGCGACGCTCTGGTGACAGCGCCCGTTACCAGATGTCCGGCGGCAAAGGCGCGGTCATGGAGGATCACGATCCACTGGCCAAAGAGCGGTTGATCGTCGTTACCGACACGGACGGCAACCCGCGAGAAGCAAAGATCCGACAGGCCGTTGCAATCTCCCTTGCTGAAATCCGCACACTGTTCAACGAACGGATCATCTGGACCAACCTGTGTGAATGGTCGAAACGTGATCGCCGTGTCATCGCGCGGCAACAGGAACGGTTGGGGGCAATCGCGCTGGACGACCGCATCTGGAAAGACGCCCCCGACACCGCACTTGCCCGCGCCATGCTCGATGGCGTTCGCGACCTTGGCATCACACTGTCGGACGCCGAACGCCGGTTTACCGCCCGCGTGGCATTGGCGCGGGACGCCGGACAAGATTTGCCAGACATGTCCCCGGAGGCGCTGCTGGACACCATCGAAACTTGGTTGTTGCCCTACCTGTCGGGCGTGCGCAGCGCGGCAGACTGGAAGCGGCTGGATCTGCTGCCCGCACTGCGCGCCATGCTGGATTGGAACCAGTTGCAGTCATTGGACACCGCCACGCCCGCTCATTTCACCACACCTCTTGGTCGCCAGATCCCGATCGACTATTCAGGCGATCATCCGGAAATCAGTCTGCGCTTGCAGGAACTCCTGGGACAAAAGACGCATCCGATGGTGGGCCGGACGCCACTAAAGGTGACCCTGTTGTCCCCCGCCCAGCGCCCGGTCCAGACAACGATGGATCTACCCGGTTTCTGGTCCGGCTCTTATGCGGATGTGCGCAAGGACATGCGCGCGCGTTATCCCCGGCACCTCTGGCCAGAAGACCCGACACAGGCGGACCCCACGCTGCGGGCTAAGCCACGCGGCACCTGA